From one Lolium rigidum isolate FL_2022 chromosome 4, APGP_CSIRO_Lrig_0.1, whole genome shotgun sequence genomic stretch:
- the LOC124648689 gene encoding uncharacterized protein LOC124648689 — translation MLLRRRFLGLPAAVSGSLRRSHTSAGTRIPWAMMRHNACPVEAPSPQVRLVEPPRISEVYVPDHLVKTAPLPDPDSDVVEARGGVVCAASGDGLLLLVFAQMRLTARIVARQGDLPLRLPPDDFDPDHVPNVTRFVFNPVTNQISRLPPRVAKLDRNAGPLFDVHMGLVTQADRGHGPPDRFAVAELPEGNLMLRFLSETGKWETVTVSRCQLPSARRMEIHHEVLAFRGRLWWVDQTWGAISVDPFSDRPELSFVELPRGSVLPPGAPTRERVSMHFLGYAPSDDDEDGDKVLWSRYRRVGVSEGRLRYVEVSTKEPYLLSSFALDDDVSGWTLEHRVALSKLWADGGYSWLPLKEGMTPRIALLDPLNASVVYLKVDKHIVVVDMNIKEVTGSYLYKTNFDCIPCVLPPWLGSSRIPSAGKKDAEKTKTLANVLVRSDTP, via the exons atgctcctccgccgccgtttcCTCGGCCTCCCCGCCGCCGTCTCCGGCAGCCTCCGCCGCTCCCACACCTCGGCGGGCACGCGGATTCCGTGGGCCATGATGCGCCACAACGCGTGTCCCGTCGAGGCGCCCAGCCCGCAGGTCCGgctcgtcgagccaccgcgcatcTCCGAAGTGTACGTCCCGGACCACCTCGTCAAGACCGCGCCCCTCCCCGACCCCGACAGCGACGTCGTCGAAGCGCGCGGCGGCGTCGTCTGCGCCGCGAGcggcgacggcctcctcctcctcgtcttcgcgcaGATGCGCCTCACGGCTCGCATCGTCGCCAGGCAGGGCGACCTTCCGCTGCGGCTGCCGCCCGACGACTTCGACCCCGACCACGTCCCCAACGTCACGCGCTTCGTCTTCAACCCCGTCACCAACCAGATATCCCGCCTCCCGCCCCGTGTGGCCAAGCTCGACCGCAACGCGGGACCGCTCTTCGACGTCCACATGGGCCTCGTCACCCAGGCCGACCGCGggcacgggccgcctgacaggttcGCCGTCGCCGAGCTGCCGGAAGGGAACCTGATGCTCCGGTTCCTCTCGGAGACGGGCAAGTGGGAGACCGTGACGGTTTCGCGGTGCCAACTCCCGTCTGCGCGGCGAATGGAGATACACCACGAGGTGCTTGCGTTCCGCGGTCGCCTCTGGTGGGTCGACCAGACCTGGGGCGCAATCTCCGTCGACCCGTTCAGCGACCGGCCGGAGCTCTCCTTCGTCGAGCTGCCGAGGGGAAGCGTGCTGCCTCCAGGCGCGCCCACCCGTGAGCGTGTCAGCATGCATTTCCTGGGCTATGCGCCAtctgacgacgatgaggacggtgACAAGGTTTTGTGGAGTAGGTACCGGCGCGTGGGTGTCAGCGAAGGGCGGCTGAGGTACGTCGAGGTCTCTACGAAGGAACCATATCTTCTCAGTTCATTCGCGCTCGACGACGATGTCAGCGGCTGGACGCTGGAGCACCGGGTGGCGCTCAGCAAACTGTGGGCGGATGGAGGCTACTCGTGGCTACCCTTGAAGGAGGGGATGACGCCACGAATTGCACTTCTTGATCCACTTAACGCCAGTGTCGTCTACCTCAAGGTTGACAAGCACATTGTCGTCGTGGACATGAACATCAAGGAGGTGACCGGGAGTTACCTGTACAAAACAAACTTCGACTGCATACCCTGTGTTCTTCCACCGTGGCTTGGATCCAGCCGGATCCCTTCTGCAG GCAAGAAGGATGCCGAAAAAACCAAGACTTTGGCTAACGTTCTGGTTCGCTCAGACACCCCGTAG